Part of the Halomarina litorea genome is shown below.
AGATGCCGAACTCCTCGCGGAGCAGTGCGGTCCCCGCGAAGAGCGTGTAGTAACACAGGCTGGCGGCGGTCTGCCACGCGGTGACGCTCCCGACGACGCGCCAGTCCCGGCTACCCATCCAGTCGGTCGACGGTGGCCCGGGCGAGCGTCTCGAAGTCCGCCCGGTCGGGGACGACGTCCACCTCGATGCCGTGGGCGCGCGCCGTCTCCGCCGTCGGGGTCCCGATGACGCCGACGACGGCGTCGTTCAGGCCCGCGAGCGCCGCCTCCCGCATCCCCCGGTCGGCCGCCGCGTCGAGGAAGTGCTCGACGGTCAGCGAGGAGGTGAACAGCGCCGCCGCGAGGTCACCCGAGGCGGCGAGGGCTGCCGACTGACCCGACCCGGCGGGGCGAGTGAGCCGATAGAGGACCGTCTCGTGGACGTACGCGCCCGCCGCCTCCAGTCCGTCGGTGAGGACGGGGGAGCCGTGGTCGC
Proteins encoded:
- a CDS encoding uroporphyrinogen-III synthase, which codes for MNVAVFRPDDERIAEAIDLLESLGVVPIPDPMLEVAPTGETPREDAEYAIFTSKTGVELVSEAGWTSGEATVCAIGEGTASALREHGYAVDLIPEEFSSAGLVETLADRVPGRRVEVARSDHGSPVLTDGLEAAGAYVHETVLYRLTRPAGSGQSAALAASGDLAAALFTSSLTVEHFLDAAADRGMREAALAGLNDAVVGVIGTPTAETARAHGIEVDVVPDRADFETLARATVDRLDG